One window from the genome of Dyadobacter sp. CECT 9275 encodes:
- a CDS encoding SMP-30/gluconolactonase/LRE family protein, with amino-acid sequence MKGKHLILTAALTTFSVMYSQAQHSLQRIWETEASLPIPESVLYNAAGKFLYVAQIDGKPGEKDGKGGIAKVGLDGKIMTNDWVTGLNAPKGMGKIGNKFYVADVTEVVEIDTKTGKILKKYEVPGAKFLNDVTVDSKGNVYVSDSDTKKVHLIKNGLVSTYYEDFNRPNGLLAVGSDLLVADAGTLKKLSSDKKITVIAEGMDKSTDGIEQVRPGEYLVSCWAGVVYYVKSDGTTQQLIDTRGDKVNSADIGYDSIKKIVYVPTFMKNSVVAYQLK; translated from the coding sequence ATGAAAGGCAAACACTTAATCCTGACTGCTGCGCTGACTACATTCTCCGTGATGTACTCACAGGCACAGCATTCATTGCAACGTATCTGGGAAACGGAAGCCTCACTTCCCATCCCGGAATCTGTCCTTTATAATGCAGCTGGCAAGTTCTTATACGTGGCTCAGATCGATGGAAAACCAGGTGAAAAAGACGGAAAGGGTGGTATTGCAAAGGTTGGACTGGATGGAAAAATCATGACCAACGACTGGGTTACTGGCCTGAATGCTCCAAAAGGAATGGGGAAAATCGGTAATAAATTCTATGTAGCCGATGTGACAGAGGTTGTTGAGATTGATACCAAAACAGGCAAAATTCTAAAAAAGTATGAAGTACCGGGAGCAAAATTCCTAAATGACGTAACCGTTGACTCCAAAGGGAATGTATACGTTTCTGATTCTGACACCAAGAAAGTCCACCTTATTAAAAACGGTTTGGTATCCACCTACTACGAAGACTTTAACCGTCCGAATGGTTTATTAGCCGTTGGCTCCGACCTGCTTGTTGCCGATGCAGGAACTTTGAAAAAACTGAGCAGTGACAAGAAAATCACTGTAATTGCGGAAGGAATGGATAAAAGTACGGATGGTATTGAACAGGTGAGGCCGGGAGAATACCTTGTTTCCTGCTGGGCCGGGGTTGTTTATTATGTCAAATCGGATGGTACAACCCAACAGCTGATTGATACAAGGGGAGATAAAGTCAATTCTGCCGATATAGGATATGACAGTATCAAGAAAATTGTTTATGTTCCTACATTTATGAAAAACAGTGTTGTGGCTTACCAGCTTAAATAA
- a CDS encoding UDP-2,3-diacylglucosamine diphosphatase, which translates to MNFNFEKKSVVLGEGRRAYFSSDYHLGVPSSDASRLREQKIVRWLEDIRHDAQVIFLVGDIFDFWFEYRHAVPKGSIRLLGKLAELADSGIEIVIFTGNHDMWMSGYLTEELGAPIFRNPVEFEIKNSVGNTTRLLVGHGDGLGPGDKVYKVLKRIFENSFFQAIFHLVHPDVGIWIAKEWSRRSRIANVNKGEEKFMGEDREWLFTFCKEVESHRHYDYYIFGHRHLVLDLAVSENSRYINLGEWVSQQHYASFDGSQLELIQFRCTPETSHPPTVNS; encoded by the coding sequence ATGAATTTCAACTTCGAAAAAAAATCAGTTGTATTGGGTGAGGGCCGTCGCGCCTACTTTTCTTCCGATTACCATTTGGGTGTCCCCTCCAGCGATGCGAGCCGGTTGAGGGAACAGAAAATTGTCCGCTGGCTGGAAGATATTAGACATGATGCGCAGGTTATTTTCCTGGTAGGCGACATTTTTGATTTTTGGTTCGAATACCGTCATGCCGTGCCAAAGGGGTCCATCAGGCTGCTGGGGAAACTTGCTGAACTTGCCGACAGCGGCATTGAGATCGTCATTTTCACAGGCAACCACGATATGTGGATGTCGGGTTACCTCACCGAGGAACTTGGTGCACCCATTTTCAGAAACCCCGTAGAATTTGAAATTAAAAACAGCGTGGGCAACACTACCCGCCTGCTGGTTGGCCATGGCGACGGGCTTGGGCCAGGCGACAAGGTTTACAAAGTACTCAAACGTATTTTTGAAAACTCATTTTTTCAAGCAATTTTTCATCTTGTACACCCCGATGTGGGTATCTGGATCGCTAAGGAATGGTCCCGGAGAAGCCGGATTGCCAATGTAAATAAAGGTGAAGAAAAATTTATGGGCGAAGACCGCGAATGGCTCTTCACTTTTTGCAAAGAGGTGGAAAGCCACCGGCATTATGACTATTATATTTTCGGCCACAGGCATCTTGTACTGGACCTTGCGGTGTCAGAAAACAGCAGGTACATCAACCTGGGTGAATGGGTAAGCCAGCAACATTATGCCAGTTTTGACGGGAGCCAACTAGAGTTGATCCAATTTCGCTGCACCCCAGAAACATCGCATCCGCCAACTGTGAACTCTTAA
- a CDS encoding DUF4494 domain-containing protein — protein sequence MASWYLGKIRYQKEDDAGSLKTINEAYLVDAVSYTESEARLYKQIVTGASDFSVTSITRMRLADLFAYEEGEKWFKAKVIYFSVDEKSGKEKKVVNYMLVNADGIEQALERITESLRTMLIPYETTDINLTPILDVFPYTAEEDQEVEIPANFRPLSEVRAEQHITEDI from the coding sequence ATGGCAAGCTGGTATTTAGGAAAAATCCGTTATCAAAAAGAAGACGACGCCGGTAGTTTGAAAACAATTAATGAAGCTTATCTGGTTGACGCAGTTTCTTATACAGAGTCGGAAGCAAGGCTTTATAAGCAGATTGTGACCGGAGCAAGTGATTTTAGTGTAACCAGCATAACGCGAATGAGGCTAGCCGATTTGTTCGCCTACGAAGAGGGTGAAAAGTGGTTTAAAGCCAAGGTGATATACTTTTCCGTTGATGAAAAAAGCGGCAAGGAGAAAAAAGTAGTCAATTATATGCTGGTTAATGCGGACGGGATCGAACAGGCGCTTGAAAGGATTACCGAAAGCCTTCGGACGATGCTGATACCTTATGAAACGACGGACATTAACCTGACGCCTATTCTGGATGTATTCCCATATACGGCCGAAGAAGATCAGGAGGTGGAAATACCTGCGAATTTCAGACCACTTTCAGAGGTAAGGGCCGAGCAGCATATTACCGAAGATATTTAG
- a CDS encoding nucleoside permease — MKNSTRFQLMAMMFLLYFVWGSWYGQMSKYMFTQLGATGAQVGNAYAAFSIAMIIAPFFVGMIADRYFAAQKVLGVLNLAGAAILYFLTGVKDADTFFWVILLYCITFAPTISLTTSIAMQQVKDSEKDYPTIRVMGTLSWIVVSNIIGYYNFGDSVMIFKFSMYSAAFLGVFSFFLPNTPPKPSLTTSFSDILGLDAFKLFKDRSFAIFFVSSLLICIPLSFYYAMANPSLTDSGMTNVENKMSLGQISEVVFMLLIPLAFSRLGVKWMLIVGLIAWIVRFIGFGYGDASSEWLLFLAIILHGVCYDFFFVTGQIYTDSKAGEKYRSSAQGLIAIATYGIGMGIGSWLAGKVADIYTVDGVKNWTSIWMVPAGIAAVVLILFVLFFNDNKVKAAS, encoded by the coding sequence ATGAAAAATTCAACACGTTTCCAGCTCATGGCCATGATGTTCCTGCTTTACTTTGTGTGGGGGTCGTGGTATGGCCAAATGAGCAAGTACATGTTTACGCAGCTTGGAGCCACTGGTGCACAGGTCGGGAATGCCTATGCAGCTTTCTCAATTGCGATGATCATTGCTCCTTTTTTTGTCGGAATGATTGCTGACAGGTATTTTGCGGCACAGAAAGTCTTGGGTGTGTTGAACCTCGCGGGTGCGGCCATACTCTATTTTCTGACGGGGGTTAAAGATGCTGATACCTTCTTTTGGGTGATATTGCTTTATTGCATCACTTTCGCTCCGACCATTTCCCTCACAACCTCTATTGCGATGCAGCAGGTGAAGGATTCGGAGAAGGATTATCCAACGATCAGGGTGATGGGTACATTGTCCTGGATTGTAGTATCTAATATCATAGGATATTACAACTTCGGCGACAGCGTGATGATCTTCAAATTTTCAATGTACTCAGCGGCCTTTCTGGGTGTCTTCTCTTTCTTTCTGCCCAATACGCCTCCCAAGCCCAGTCTTACTACATCCTTTTCCGACATCCTGGGTCTGGACGCGTTTAAGCTGTTTAAGGACCGCTCTTTTGCTATCTTCTTCGTTTCGTCGTTACTGATCTGTATTCCCCTGTCATTTTATTACGCTATGGCCAACCCATCGCTAACGGACTCCGGTATGACTAACGTAGAAAACAAAATGTCGTTGGGGCAGATATCCGAAGTGGTGTTCATGCTGCTGATTCCCTTGGCTTTCAGTCGTTTGGGGGTAAAATGGATGCTGATCGTTGGTCTGATTGCCTGGATCGTTCGTTTCATCGGTTTCGGCTATGGTGATGCGTCCAGCGAATGGCTGTTATTCCTTGCCATCATACTACACGGTGTTTGTTATGACTTTTTCTTTGTTACCGGGCAGATCTATACGGACAGCAAGGCGGGAGAGAAGTACAGGTCCTCTGCCCAGGGTTTGATCGCAATAGCCACCTACGGTATCGGAATGGGTATCGGATCCTGGCTTGCGGGTAAAGTGGCCGATATTTATACAGTTGACGGTGTTAAAAACTGGACCAGCATCTGGATGGTTCCGGCGGGTATCGCAGCTGTGGTACTGATCTTATTTGTGCTTTTCTTTAACGATAATAAGGTGAAGGCCGCCTCATGA
- a CDS encoding DMT family protein — protein MKSILTIGLLILSNAFMTMAWYGHLKFKELGWFSKLGLVSVILISWGIALFEYCFQVPANRIGFKENGGPFSLVELKVIQEVITLVIFTVFTLLFFKTETFRWNHLIGFLFLVLAVYFIFKK, from the coding sequence ATGAAATCGATCCTTACCATCGGATTACTTATTTTGTCCAATGCCTTTATGACCATGGCCTGGTATGGTCATCTCAAATTTAAGGAATTGGGCTGGTTCAGTAAGCTGGGCTTGGTTTCCGTTATCCTGATTAGCTGGGGGATAGCTCTCTTCGAATATTGTTTCCAGGTTCCGGCCAATCGTATTGGCTTTAAAGAGAATGGAGGGCCCTTTTCGCTGGTAGAACTGAAGGTTATTCAGGAGGTGATCACACTGGTGATTTTTACGGTATTCACCCTATTGTTTTTTAAGACCGAGACGTTCCGCTGGAATCACCTGATCGGTTTTCTGTTTCTGGTACTTGCGGTTTATTTTATATTTAAAAAATAA
- a CDS encoding carboxypeptidase-like regulatory domain-containing protein — MKRSVFVLLLMIAGISGAGNLYAQGEQKAIIFSGIVVAGKSSERLPGAYIFIPRAGKGTLADGGGAFTIPVFPGDSIVYSYVGFKNQYHKIPRNYNSDSYSAIVAMQEDVKMLAEVKIYPYATEEEFKKAFLALKLPDQADRDALAKSTDIDYINRMAAQVPNNAQTNYRYTMDQQMFGRESAANKSFATTFPFLNPFAWANFIKSVKNGDLKQKDYRKDLGNTPRENITRQDFLPVQDDEKNSRKKGN; from the coding sequence ATGAAAAGGAGCGTATTCGTACTATTATTAATGATAGCCGGAATTTCAGGGGCCGGTAACCTGTATGCACAGGGCGAACAGAAGGCTATTATTTTTAGCGGTATTGTTGTTGCCGGTAAATCCAGTGAACGCTTGCCGGGTGCTTATATATTCATACCCAGGGCAGGAAAAGGAACCTTAGCCGATGGGGGTGGAGCCTTTACCATACCTGTTTTCCCTGGTGACAGTATTGTTTACAGTTATGTAGGTTTTAAAAACCAGTACCATAAAATTCCCCGTAACTATAATTCCGATTCTTACTCAGCCATTGTGGCGATGCAGGAGGATGTGAAGATGTTGGCGGAAGTAAAAATTTATCCGTATGCTACTGAGGAAGAATTTAAAAAGGCTTTTTTGGCGCTGAAACTGCCCGACCAGGCTGATAGGGATGCCCTGGCTAAAAGTACGGATATTGATTACATTAACAGGATGGCCGCGCAGGTGCCCAATAACGCCCAAACTAATTACCGCTATACCATGGATCAGCAGATGTTTGGGAGGGAATCTGCTGCAAACAAAAGTTTTGCTACTACCTTTCCGTTCCTTAATCCGTTTGCCTGGGCCAATTTCATAAAGTCGGTGAAAAACGGAGACCTGAAGCAGAAAGACTATCGTAAAGATCTAGGTAATACGCCTCGTGAGAACATTACCCGACAGGATTTTTTGCCTGTGCAGGATGATGAGAAAAACAGCCGGAAGAAGGGGAATTGA
- a CDS encoding exodeoxyribonuclease III: protein MEILTYNVNGIRAAIKNGLIDWLSDKSFDILCFQEVKATPDQVDLAVFKALGYELVGWHAAEKKGYSGVAIFSRTRPDLVSAGVGMPVYDSEGRVLRADFGDITVLNCYFPSGTSGEVRQDVKMRFLDDFYAWIAILRTERPNLIICGDYNIAHTERDIHDPVRNKNSSGFLPEERAWMTKWFGSGYTDSFRFKNPDLIEYSWWTYRSGARANNKGWRIDYISVTESLKERIVASRQYNDAVHSDHCPVWLEIA, encoded by the coding sequence ATGGAAATACTAACCTATAATGTAAACGGAATCAGAGCGGCCATCAAAAATGGCCTGATCGATTGGCTGAGTGACAAATCTTTTGATATTTTATGCTTTCAGGAAGTGAAGGCAACCCCTGACCAGGTAGATCTTGCCGTTTTTAAAGCGCTGGGCTATGAACTGGTTGGCTGGCACGCGGCTGAGAAAAAGGGCTATAGTGGCGTAGCTATTTTCTCGAGAACAAGGCCTGATCTTGTTTCGGCGGGAGTTGGGATGCCTGTTTACGATTCGGAAGGGCGAGTCCTCAGAGCAGATTTTGGAGATATTACAGTACTGAACTGCTATTTCCCTTCAGGAACCAGCGGAGAAGTCAGGCAGGATGTGAAAATGCGCTTTCTGGATGATTTCTATGCCTGGATTGCTATTTTGCGGACGGAAAGGCCCAATCTTATTATCTGCGGGGATTACAACATTGCGCATACCGAAAGAGATATTCATGACCCGGTCAGAAATAAAAACTCTTCCGGTTTTCTTCCCGAAGAGCGGGCCTGGATGACCAAATGGTTTGGCAGCGGATATACGGATTCATTCAGATTTAAGAATCCTGACCTGATCGAATACAGCTGGTGGACCTACCGCTCCGGTGCACGGGCAAATAACAAAGGCTGGCGTATTGACTACATTTCTGTTACGGAATCCCTGAAAGAACGTATTGTTGCCAGCAGACAATATAATGACGCTGTTCATTCCGACCATTGTCCTGTATGGCTGGAGATAGCATGA
- the mutS gene encoding DNA mismatch repair protein MutS: MAKAQKETPLSKQYNQIKAKYPGALLLFRVGDFYETFGEDAIRASKILGIVLTRRNNGGAHEELAGFPHHSLDNYLPKLVRAGERVAICDQLEDPAAAKGIVKRGVTELVTPGVSLNDNVLDVRKNNYLAAVHIGGDNLFGVAFLDISTGEFMTAQGNAAYVDKMLQGFTPAEVLFCKRSKQEFNQLFGGKYHTFQLEDWCFGYDYGYEQLTSHFQTTTLKGFGIENLPLGIIAAGVILHYLRETEHKEVSHIGRVTRLEEEKYVWLDRFTIRNLELVYPQQEGGVPLIQILDQTVTPMGARLLRKWMVLPLKEKIPIEERLNTVEHFLGNPELHEAMMQCLKHIGDLERLISKVAVRRINPRELVQLKKSLKQIGPIKELLIKLGEMELGKKTSVFARSILNKYIDQLNPCSLLADKIELEIREDAPVLSNQGRMINSGVDPELDELHAISYEGKDYLLKLQNREIERTGIGSLKIAYNRVFGYYLEVTHSHRDKVPADWIRKQTLVNAERYITPELKEYEEKILNAEDRISAIEFRIFSELVQTASEYVGTIQQNATVISTLDTLSSFAIVARKNKYVKPAISDGKELDIRDGRHPVIEQQLAVGEAYVPNDLFLDDASQQIIIITGPNMAGKSALLRQTALIVLMAQMGCYVPAKSATVGIVDKVFTRVGASDNLSRGESTFMVEMTETASILNNLSDRSLVLMDEIGRGTSTYDGVSIAWAITEYLHNQLECRPKTLFATHYHELNQLADDFPRIKNFNVAVKEVDNKVIFLRKLKPGGSAHSFGIHVAQIAGMPQPIVLRASEIMQHLEKDHVTEAHKTKVKEIPKNNYQLSIFEPADPRLEELKEKLSLLDVNTLSPIEALLKLNEFQKLVRK, translated from the coding sequence TTGGCAAAGGCACAAAAGGAAACACCGCTTAGCAAACAATACAATCAGATCAAAGCAAAATATCCCGGAGCATTATTGCTTTTCAGGGTTGGTGATTTTTATGAAACCTTTGGTGAAGACGCAATCAGGGCATCCAAAATACTGGGTATTGTACTCACACGACGTAACAACGGCGGAGCGCATGAAGAGCTGGCAGGTTTCCCCCATCATTCACTGGACAACTACCTTCCCAAGCTGGTAAGGGCAGGCGAGCGTGTGGCTATCTGTGATCAGCTGGAAGACCCGGCCGCCGCAAAGGGTATTGTGAAACGCGGTGTTACGGAGCTTGTTACACCTGGCGTTTCACTCAACGATAATGTACTGGATGTAAGGAAAAATAATTACCTGGCCGCTGTTCACATCGGTGGGGATAACCTGTTTGGAGTGGCATTTTTGGATATCTCCACAGGAGAGTTTATGACGGCCCAGGGCAATGCAGCCTACGTTGATAAAATGCTCCAGGGGTTTACGCCGGCGGAAGTTCTTTTCTGTAAAAGGAGCAAACAGGAATTCAATCAGCTTTTTGGGGGCAAGTACCATACCTTTCAGCTGGAAGACTGGTGTTTCGGATACGACTATGGGTATGAACAGCTTACCAGCCATTTTCAAACTACGACTCTGAAAGGATTCGGAATTGAAAACCTGCCGTTGGGGATCATTGCTGCGGGCGTGATTCTTCATTATCTGCGTGAAACAGAGCATAAAGAGGTAAGTCACATAGGAAGAGTAACGCGGCTTGAAGAAGAAAAATATGTGTGGCTCGACCGGTTTACGATCAGAAACCTGGAACTGGTATACCCACAGCAGGAGGGAGGAGTACCGCTGATCCAGATTCTTGACCAGACCGTTACACCCATGGGCGCAAGGTTGCTGCGGAAATGGATGGTGCTTCCGCTGAAGGAAAAGATCCCGATCGAAGAAAGGCTCAATACCGTGGAGCATTTTTTGGGCAACCCGGAGCTTCACGAAGCCATGATGCAATGCCTGAAACACATAGGTGACCTGGAAAGGCTTATTTCCAAAGTGGCGGTGCGCCGGATTAATCCGAGGGAATTGGTGCAGTTGAAAAAGTCGCTGAAACAGATAGGGCCCATCAAGGAATTGCTAATCAAACTGGGAGAAATGGAGTTGGGGAAAAAGACTTCCGTTTTTGCCCGGTCCATCTTAAATAAATACATCGACCAACTGAATCCATGCAGTCTCCTTGCCGACAAGATAGAACTCGAAATCAGGGAAGACGCACCGGTGCTGTCCAATCAGGGGAGGATGATTAATAGTGGGGTGGATCCTGAACTGGATGAGCTGCATGCCATATCGTATGAAGGGAAAGATTACCTGCTCAAACTCCAGAACCGTGAGATTGAAAGAACAGGTATCGGTTCTTTGAAAATAGCTTACAACCGAGTGTTTGGTTACTATCTCGAAGTTACCCATTCACATCGTGACAAAGTGCCGGCTGACTGGATACGCAAGCAGACCCTTGTAAATGCAGAACGGTACATCACGCCCGAACTGAAAGAATACGAGGAGAAAATTTTAAATGCGGAAGACCGGATATCTGCCATTGAGTTCAGGATATTCAGTGAACTGGTACAGACGGCCTCCGAATATGTGGGTACGATACAGCAAAATGCCACGGTAATTTCCACTTTGGATACCCTGAGTTCCTTTGCCATTGTTGCACGGAAAAACAAATATGTGAAGCCAGCCATCAGTGACGGAAAGGAGCTGGACATCAGGGATGGGAGACACCCGGTAATTGAGCAGCAACTGGCCGTAGGAGAAGCCTATGTCCCGAACGATCTTTTCCTGGACGATGCCAGCCAGCAGATCATTATCATTACCGGGCCCAATATGGCGGGTAAATCGGCGCTGCTTCGCCAGACGGCCCTCATTGTATTGATGGCACAAATGGGTTGTTATGTGCCTGCCAAATCAGCAACAGTGGGTATTGTGGATAAGGTTTTTACCAGGGTTGGAGCCAGTGATAATCTTAGCCGTGGGGAAAGTACTTTTATGGTAGAAATGACGGAAACCGCAAGTATCCTCAACAACCTCAGTGACCGGAGCTTGGTGCTGATGGACGAAATTGGAAGAGGAACCAGTACTTATGACGGCGTTTCCATCGCCTGGGCCATTACAGAATATTTACATAACCAGCTTGAATGCAGACCTAAAACCCTTTTTGCAACGCACTATCACGAATTGAATCAGCTTGCTGACGATTTTCCAAGAATCAAAAATTTTAATGTTGCCGTTAAAGAGGTGGATAATAAGGTGATATTCCTTCGCAAGCTTAAGCCAGGCGGAAGTGCTCACAGTTTTGGTATTCATGTAGCGCAGATTGCCGGGATGCCCCAGCCCATAGTACTCAGGGCGAGTGAAATTATGCAGCATCTGGAAAAGGATCACGTAACCGAAGCTCATAAAACGAAAGTGAAGGAAATTCCTAAAAATAATTATCAGCTCAGCATTTTTGAACCGGCCGATCCCAGATTGGAGGAGCTGAAAGAAAAGTTATCTCTGCTGGATGTTAACACACTTTCACCGATTGAGGCCTTGTTGAAGCTGAATGAATTTCAAAAGCTGGTTAGAAAATAG
- the parS gene encoding type II RES/Xre toxin-antitoxin system antitoxin: protein MKKIQEKSAAKSKQYTDTEDRAALTLKEPALSYGTGLIFPMHTSKPQRKMTTFEKIGLIREGISKRDFEDFKQKAGLDYDQLAATLSVARATLINKKGAEKFNQTLSEKIMSLADIYSYGYEVFEDNKRFNEWIFRPNQALGGIPPYDLLDNQYGREEIKDLIGRIDYGVYS from the coding sequence ATGAAAAAGATTCAGGAAAAATCCGCTGCCAAATCAAAACAATACACTGACACAGAGGACAGAGCGGCTCTCACACTCAAAGAACCTGCATTGTCTTATGGAACCGGCTTGATTTTCCCTATGCACACATCAAAACCCCAAAGAAAGATGACAACCTTTGAAAAAATAGGCCTCATACGCGAGGGAATAAGTAAAAGGGATTTTGAAGATTTCAAACAAAAAGCGGGCCTGGATTATGACCAGCTTGCGGCAACGCTGTCTGTTGCCAGGGCTACCCTCATCAATAAAAAAGGTGCAGAAAAGTTTAACCAGACACTCAGTGAAAAAATCATGAGCCTGGCTGACATCTACTCCTATGGCTACGAAGTATTTGAAGATAACAAACGCTTTAATGAATGGATATTTCGCCCCAATCAGGCGCTGGGGGGGATTCCTCCTTATGATCTTCTTGATAATCAATATGGCCGTGAAGAAATTAAGGATCTTATAGGCCGCATTGATTACGGCGTTTATTCCTGA
- a CDS encoding pseudouridine synthase, giving the protein MFRYFLIYKPFGMLSQFSREGEHATLADLNFTFPKDVYPVGRLDADSEGLLLLTNDNRLKTRLLDPKNKHPRTYYVQVEGNVNNEACEKLRAGVEISVDGKKYKTLPAVTNTIEVPELPERNPPVRFRKSIPTSWLALSLYEGKNRQVRRMTAAVGFPTLRLVRYAIGKVSLADFEAIEPGGVVEFDHKDLPLLY; this is encoded by the coding sequence TTGTTCCGTTATTTTCTGATATATAAGCCGTTTGGTATGTTATCCCAGTTCAGCCGTGAAGGGGAACACGCTACGCTGGCGGATCTCAACTTTACATTCCCAAAAGATGTATACCCGGTAGGAAGGCTTGATGCCGACAGCGAGGGGCTTTTGTTGCTTACCAATGACAACCGGTTAAAAACACGGCTGCTCGACCCGAAAAATAAACATCCCCGTACTTATTACGTACAGGTGGAAGGGAATGTTAATAATGAAGCTTGCGAAAAATTAAGAGCGGGTGTTGAAATTTCGGTGGATGGTAAAAAATACAAAACACTGCCGGCAGTAACGAATACGATTGAGGTACCTGAACTGCCTGAAAGAAACCCGCCCGTTCGGTTCAGGAAGAGTATCCCTACGTCCTGGCTGGCACTGTCTCTGTACGAAGGGAAGAACCGACAGGTACGCCGCATGACCGCTGCCGTGGGTTTTCCAACCCTTCGCCTGGTCAGGTACGCGATCGGGAAAGTGAGTCTGGCTGATTTTGAAGCCATTGAGCCCGGGGGAGTGGTGGAGTTTGATCACAAGGACCTCCCCTTGCTTTATTAA
- a CDS encoding RNA recognition motif domain-containing protein, with protein MDIFVGSLSFKLKESELREAFEKFGEVASAKIIIDKITRQSKGFGFVEMPDEEQARLAISQLNGAEMYGRPLVVNESQKKESRPPRTEGGFAPRPNTFSGDRYVKKPENTNTGGGDIYKDTRSFEKPSNDLPSKSSGGFNKGGGYGDSFGGGKSRDFGRDKGPHRGGDFKKGGGGSKKTDFRKNRDDDDDDWY; from the coding sequence ATGGACATTTTTGTAGGGAGTCTTTCTTTCAAACTGAAGGAAAGTGAGCTGCGGGAAGCTTTTGAAAAATTCGGAGAAGTTGCATCCGCTAAGATTATCATTGACAAAATTACACGTCAGAGCAAAGGTTTTGGGTTCGTAGAAATGCCGGATGAAGAACAGGCCAGACTGGCAATAAGCCAGCTTAACGGGGCAGAAATGTATGGTCGCCCGTTGGTTGTAAATGAATCTCAGAAGAAAGAAAGCCGTCCTCCACGAACCGAAGGTGGATTTGCACCCCGGCCTAATACATTTTCCGGCGACAGGTACGTAAAAAAACCGGAAAACACGAATACGGGAGGTGGAGATATATACAAAGATACAAGAAGTTTTGAAAAGCCGTCCAATGACCTTCCATCCAAAAGTTCAGGAGGTTTTAATAAAGGGGGCGGATATGGGGATAGCTTCGGTGGTGGAAAGTCAAGGGATTTTGGACGCGACAAAGGCCCACACCGAGGAGGCGATTTTAAGAAGGGCGGCGGAGGCTCCAAGAAAACCGACTTCCGCAAAAACAGAGACGATGATGATGACGATTGGTATTGA
- a CDS encoding RES family NAD+ phosphorylase → MIVHRIGRTKFAHDVSGEGARLHGGRWNHKLVPCIYTSDSRALALLEYTANVNIEDIPRALSITTFDIPDEHILKIPHAKLPGDWALSPVPVSTKDFISRLFQKPGHLVIRVPSAIVPEEFNYLLNPLHPHSSDFQIVEVKDFVYDVRLKLK, encoded by the coding sequence ATGATAGTTCACAGAATCGGACGCACCAAATTTGCTCATGATGTCTCTGGCGAGGGGGCAAGGCTGCACGGCGGACGCTGGAATCATAAGCTGGTCCCTTGTATCTATACCTCGGACAGCAGAGCGTTGGCGCTGCTTGAGTACACCGCGAATGTTAACATTGAAGATATCCCAAGAGCATTAAGTATCACTACTTTTGATATACCCGATGAACATATTCTAAAAATCCCACACGCCAAACTTCCGGGCGACTGGGCCCTCTCTCCGGTCCCCGTATCCACAAAGGACTTCATTTCCCGTTTGTTTCAAAAGCCAGGCCATCTGGTTATCAGGGTTCCTTCTGCCATTGTTCCCGAAGAATTTAATTATTTGCTGAATCCTCTTCATCCGCATAGTTCCGATTTCCAGATTGTAGAAGTGAAGGATTTTGTATACGACGTAAGGCTGAAACTGAAATAA